In Fibrobacter sp. UWR3, one DNA window encodes the following:
- a CDS encoding tyrosine-protein phosphatase has product MLYKFLRLVTFVLVMALGLVACSNSYSSLADVSEENSSSETFSSSSFVVSSSSVSSSSTVSSSSFSDSSGVISVTALVTDTFEVFAFGSLNIDIAADSFLTKFDYGDVVSVMVPGYDTLDVPVVASYGDVFPGEFFLYVSSGLNYLKLEARYGQMAEVIGLGRGAEFPIEVAIRMKEKGGYAEHLGNLNSLAISYSIEAYPELSVADFANFRMVRTTGMGEGRLYRSSSPVDPSIGRNKYADSLAAVAGVKTFVNLANSEEYAESYNGFAQSYYATRNVVYLDVLPGFANTPFKEGFVKGLRYMVEHDGPYLWHCTYGMDRTGYTIAVLEALMGATAEEIKADYVATHKNFFSVTGGVQVALTPKQAELIQAIIVRLMRNAYKVEGVDISDFENADLAAATEKYLLSLGLEQYEIDSLRARMK; this is encoded by the coding sequence ATGCTCTATAAGTTTTTACGCCTCGTGACATTCGTATTGGTGATGGCTCTCGGCCTTGTCGCTTGCAGTAATTCCTATAGTTCCCTTGCCGATGTTTCGGAAGAAAATTCTTCGTCAGAAACCTTTTCGAGTTCATCGTTTGTAGTTTCGTCAAGTTCCGTCTCTTCCAGTTCTACAGTAAGTTCGTCAAGTTTTTCTGATTCCTCGGGTGTGATTTCAGTTACGGCGCTTGTGACGGATACCTTCGAGGTTTTTGCCTTTGGGTCGTTGAATATCGATATTGCCGCGGATTCGTTCTTGACCAAGTTCGATTACGGGGACGTTGTTTCGGTGATGGTGCCAGGGTACGATACGCTGGACGTTCCCGTGGTTGCGAGCTATGGCGATGTGTTTCCGGGCGAATTCTTTTTGTATGTTTCCTCGGGACTGAATTATCTCAAGCTTGAAGCCCGTTATGGACAGATGGCGGAGGTCATTGGTCTCGGGCGTGGTGCAGAATTCCCGATAGAAGTTGCCATCCGGATGAAGGAGAAGGGCGGATATGCGGAACATCTGGGAAACCTGAATTCACTTGCAATTTCCTATTCCATTGAGGCGTATCCGGAGCTTTCCGTCGCGGACTTTGCGAATTTCAGGATGGTGCGTACGACGGGAATGGGCGAGGGGCGGCTTTACCGCTCGTCGAGCCCGGTGGACCCCTCGATTGGGCGCAACAAGTATGCGGATTCACTTGCGGCGGTCGCGGGAGTCAAGACCTTTGTGAATCTTGCTAATAGCGAGGAATATGCGGAATCGTACAACGGCTTTGCGCAGTCCTATTATGCGACGCGGAACGTTGTTTACCTTGATGTGCTGCCGGGCTTTGCGAACACGCCGTTCAAGGAGGGCTTCGTGAAGGGGCTCCGCTACATGGTAGAACATGATGGCCCGTACCTATGGCACTGCACGTACGGCATGGACCGCACCGGGTACACGATTGCCGTGCTAGAGGCACTGATGGGAGCGACCGCCGAAGAAATCAAGGCGGATTATGTTGCGACACACAAGAATTTCTTCAGCGTGACCGGCGGCGTGCAGGTCGCTTTGACGCCAAAGCAGGCGGAACTCATTCAGGCGATAATTGTGAGGCTCATGCGGAATGCGTATAAGGTGGAGGGAGTCGACATCTCGGATTTCGAGAATGCTGATTTGGCGGCCGCCACCGAGAAGTACCTGCTCTCGCTTGGCTTGGAACAGTATGAAATTGATTCGCTCAGGGCGCGAATGAAGTGA
- a CDS encoding diguanylate cyclase: protein MSEKKILKLSKSIIVKSLLLLVSTMAVVTIGGTYYFAKRQTQMTLESADETNIIHLQQMSSTLHNELFQFGNQLTLLAKASEIKSMDPAISTSYLKSYNISPLFISGEKVSLFDRNDSLICDNAMIASAPTKYPVDFSKITPHRPFISGWYRDSDNMRPKRAFATVVSDNAKGNGSLVASFSAQRLWRILSESKVGKKGYYIVINSEGEILFHPDLETWLTEPHKIAEIGIKGFDPKADETKGIKFYTLSDNQAYLANYVYDASYDFGLLSLQPKSEIDEQVASLLLVSKVMLATALIAILLISFWLYRKLVLPMGRFIQHTIEISEGDMEAPDIDVGNRQDEIGILAKHFNIMHHTIKRQIAELNAHREMLEQEVQERTKELEEANKKLDLISRTDELTGLPNRRDMLRTIDNEIQRVTRSKKPFCFIFIDIDHFKNVNDTYGHACGDEVLKHVSATIRNLLRKYDVLARYGGEEFLTLLPETDLEGAKIVAERFRKTIENTTVIFGKLSIKVTITLGVAQYDHALGADKSIQMADRALYEGKETGRNKVIVWKPES from the coding sequence ATGAGCGAAAAGAAAATCCTAAAACTCTCCAAGAGCATCATCGTCAAGAGCCTGCTGCTCCTGGTAAGCACAATGGCGGTCGTCACCATCGGTGGCACGTACTATTTCGCGAAGCGACAGACCCAGATGACGCTCGAGTCCGCCGACGAGACCAACATCATCCACCTGCAGCAGATGTCGTCGACCCTCCACAACGAGCTGTTCCAGTTCGGCAACCAGCTTACCCTGCTCGCCAAGGCATCCGAAATCAAGAGCATGGACCCGGCCATATCGACCAGCTACCTCAAGAGCTACAACATTTCCCCGCTATTCATATCGGGCGAGAAGGTTTCCCTGTTCGACCGTAACGACAGCCTCATCTGCGACAACGCGATGATTGCGTCTGCCCCCACCAAGTATCCCGTAGACTTCAGCAAGATTACACCGCACAGGCCGTTTATTTCGGGCTGGTACCGCGACTCGGACAACATGCGACCCAAGCGCGCTTTCGCGACAGTCGTCTCGGACAACGCGAAGGGCAACGGGAGTCTCGTGGCCAGCTTCTCGGCGCAGAGGCTCTGGAGAATCCTTTCCGAAAGCAAGGTGGGCAAGAAGGGGTACTACATCGTCATCAATTCCGAAGGCGAGATACTGTTCCACCCCGACCTGGAGACCTGGCTTACCGAGCCTCACAAGATTGCAGAAATCGGAATCAAGGGGTTCGACCCGAAGGCAGACGAGACAAAGGGAATCAAGTTCTACACGCTCTCCGATAACCAGGCCTACCTTGCAAACTACGTGTACGACGCCTCGTACGATTTCGGCCTGCTGTCGCTGCAGCCCAAGTCCGAAATCGACGAACAGGTGGCTTCGCTCCTGCTCGTGAGCAAGGTCATGCTTGCCACGGCGCTTATCGCGATACTGCTCATTTCTTTCTGGCTCTACCGCAAGCTGGTGCTCCCGATGGGGCGATTCATCCAGCACACCATAGAGATTTCGGAAGGCGACATGGAAGCTCCGGATATCGACGTGGGCAACAGGCAAGACGAAATAGGAATCCTCGCGAAGCACTTCAACATAATGCACCACACCATCAAGCGACAGATTGCGGAACTGAACGCGCACCGGGAAATGCTTGAACAGGAAGTGCAGGAACGCACGAAGGAACTCGAGGAAGCGAACAAGAAACTCGACCTGATTTCGCGGACCGACGAACTCACCGGACTTCCGAACCGGCGCGACATGTTGCGGACCATCGACAACGAGATACAGCGCGTGACCCGCTCCAAGAAACCGTTCTGCTTCATATTCATTGATATAGACCACTTCAAGAACGTGAACGACACCTACGGGCATGCCTGCGGCGACGAAGTCCTTAAGCATGTTTCGGCCACAATCCGCAACCTGCTACGCAAGTACGACGTGCTCGCGCGATACGGCGGGGAGGAATTCCTCACGCTGCTCCCGGAAACTGACCTCGAAGGGGCGAAGATTGTCGCCGAGCGTTTCCGCAAGACAATTGAGAACACGACCGTCATATTCGGGAAACTTTCCATCAAGGTGACCATCACGCTCGGCGTCGCGCAATACGACCACGCGCTCGGGGCGGACAAGAGCATCCAGATGGCGGACCGCGCGCTCTACGAAGGCAAGGAAACCGGGCGCAACAAGGTGATTGTCTGGAAACCGGAGTCGTAG
- a CDS encoding extracellular solute-binding protein, with translation MNFSLKGTALALALSLSPAIAADTLSIWIMPNGATPQEKLEQQLEKFTQKTRIPTKVTVLDWGEAWNRISTMLETGNGTPDVLQLGSTWVPYFAARGEIKPLNAYLDKIDSNRFVPVSWYTSHIDSDTNIYSVPWFIDIRPVLGNKRIMEKYGISPADIESYKGFTNAIRKVNEGKEILEDGAKIRGYALPGKSDWNIPHNFAPWVWSYGGSFVKKDNNGKWCSNILAPQTLEGIAKYISFVIDSLVSTDALQANSAQIAQQFNNGELAFIVSTAEVVMQTRIHSSQGGLSNSRIGADGVIVLPFPKGSAGSVSFIGGSNLAIPTKSTNKEAAKLLLYLTEDNSLDDYTKQIGFLPTSKAVLASWAEDEAYKSLVTQLETGKTYPALPEWGEVEQSLVCMFSAVWDHLELPVPYSKEKLYQIFKSYSDTINNQLGYTPTSTTTYAEFQEIWAKAMNKGAPKDTSDKKAEQVEGNGVNPTFFIFFFVLVLSFLFSYTRKRKS, from the coding sequence ATGAATTTTTCCCTTAAAGGTACGGCTCTCGCACTTGCCTTATCGCTCTCGCCGGCCATCGCCGCCGATACGCTCAGCATCTGGATTATGCCCAACGGCGCCACCCCGCAAGAGAAACTGGAACAACAGCTCGAAAAGTTCACGCAAAAGACTCGTATCCCGACAAAAGTGACCGTGCTCGACTGGGGAGAAGCCTGGAACCGCATTTCTACCATGCTCGAAACCGGGAACGGCACACCCGACGTACTGCAGCTCGGGTCCACGTGGGTCCCGTACTTTGCCGCACGCGGCGAAATCAAGCCCCTGAACGCCTACCTCGACAAGATTGATTCAAATCGGTTCGTGCCCGTCTCGTGGTACACGTCGCACATCGATTCCGACACGAACATCTATTCCGTTCCGTGGTTCATCGACATCCGCCCCGTGCTCGGCAACAAGCGCATCATGGAAAAGTACGGCATTTCGCCCGCCGACATCGAGAGCTACAAGGGTTTCACGAACGCCATCCGCAAGGTGAACGAGGGCAAGGAAATCCTCGAAGACGGTGCAAAGATTCGTGGTTACGCGCTCCCCGGCAAGAGCGACTGGAACATTCCCCACAACTTCGCCCCCTGGGTGTGGAGTTACGGCGGCTCCTTTGTCAAGAAGGACAACAACGGCAAGTGGTGCTCGAACATCCTTGCACCGCAAACGCTCGAAGGGATAGCCAAGTACATATCGTTCGTCATCGACTCGCTGGTCTCTACCGACGCGCTGCAGGCGAACTCCGCGCAAATCGCGCAGCAGTTCAACAACGGCGAACTCGCTTTCATCGTGAGTACAGCAGAAGTCGTGATGCAGACGCGCATCCACAGTTCGCAGGGCGGGCTTTCGAATTCGCGTATCGGGGCGGACGGCGTAATTGTGCTACCTTTCCCGAAGGGAAGTGCGGGCAGCGTGAGCTTTATCGGAGGTTCGAACCTCGCCATTCCCACAAAAAGCACGAACAAGGAAGCAGCCAAGCTGTTGCTCTACCTGACCGAAGACAACAGCCTGGACGACTACACTAAGCAAATCGGGTTCCTCCCCACATCCAAGGCGGTTCTTGCATCCTGGGCCGAAGACGAAGCGTACAAGAGCCTCGTAACGCAGCTGGAAACCGGCAAGACCTACCCGGCACTCCCCGAATGGGGCGAAGTCGAGCAGTCGCTCGTCTGCATGTTCAGCGCCGTATGGGACCACCTGGAACTCCCCGTTCCCTACTCCAAAGAGAAACTCTACCAGATATTCAAGAGCTACTCGGATACCATCAACAACCAGCTCGGCTATACGCCGACAAGCACGACGACCTACGCCGAATTCCAGGAAATATGGGCAAAGGCAATGAACAAGGGCGCCCCAAAGGATACCTCCGACAAAAAGGCCGAGCAGGTCGAAGGGAACGGAGTCAACCCGACCTTCTTTATATTCTTCTTTGTACTAGTCCTGAGTTTCCTTTTTTCGTACACGCGCAAGAGAAAAAGTTAA
- a CDS encoding DUF3332 family protein: MKKGIAALVCAGMITLTGCYGSNACFEKLHKWNGTLGNKWLNSIVHFFLQIFGVYWICLGLIDGLVLNTIEFWTGSNPLAAGDSYFEQDAQGNSIAAVKNADGSMSVELTSAAGEKASLTLQRDENVVRALDAEGNLVAQYDIAK, from the coding sequence ATGAAAAAAGGTATCGCTGCTCTCGTTTGCGCTGGCATGATCACCCTCACGGGCTGCTATGGCAGCAACGCTTGCTTCGAAAAGCTTCACAAGTGGAACGGCACGCTTGGCAACAAGTGGCTCAACTCCATCGTTCACTTCTTCCTGCAGATCTTCGGTGTGTACTGGATTTGCCTTGGCCTCATCGACGGCCTCGTGCTCAACACCATCGAATTCTGGACTGGCTCCAACCCGCTCGCTGCTGGTGACTCCTACTTCGAACAGGATGCCCAGGGCAACTCCATCGCTGCCGTGAAGAACGCCGATGGCTCCATGAGCGTCGAACTCACCTCTGCTGCTGGCGAAAAGGCTAGCCTCACGCTCCAGCGCGACGAAAACGTTGTCCGCGCTCTCGACGCCGAAGGCAACCTCGTTGCTCAGTACGACATCGCCAAGTAA